Proteins from a single region of Bdellovibrio bacteriovorus HD100:
- a CDS encoding carbohydrate porin → MKTITIALLFLILSSTTHAVETTFTGYLRGGSGLNMQGGHMNCFGNAGMPGNFLRLGNECDFYTELAMVFHHVKPTETDPVFFKTQFRMVYSSLGTRQWEASANRDTSQIEAFVKAGGFTEIPGEFWVGKRFYRDVDLHIFDWYYYADMSGVGAGIEGLPLGEGRFAFAHLIQADDNLNDTNVGRPVLNALDLRWTAVPSFADQKLNFWGVYAWAAGSSTDTEEYVPTNGYSLATRLQGPVWGGNNNFAILYGKGTMRGFNIYADSTVPATDESQNRAWTWRFVEDYTYDVTDRWALMFGLAAEIADSGTDADSKSQMQAIGVRPIYFVSDRFQWAFEAGYSRINNESEKTAGGDYVGDRDLGRVTAAAQLSVGKSMWGRPVMRAFVSHSFWNDANQGASFIGNRAPAFSDKLSGTNLGYQFEAWF, encoded by the coding sequence ATGAAAACTATTACGATTGCGTTATTGTTTTTGATTCTAAGCAGCACAACTCACGCTGTGGAAACGACTTTCACAGGATATCTGCGTGGCGGAAGCGGACTGAACATGCAGGGTGGTCACATGAATTGCTTTGGAAATGCGGGAATGCCCGGTAATTTCCTTCGTTTAGGCAATGAGTGCGACTTCTATACCGAATTGGCCATGGTGTTCCACCATGTTAAACCCACCGAAACAGATCCCGTATTTTTCAAAACTCAGTTCCGCATGGTCTATAGCTCTTTAGGAACGCGTCAATGGGAAGCCTCTGCAAACCGCGACACAAGCCAGATTGAAGCGTTTGTGAAGGCCGGTGGTTTTACCGAAATCCCCGGGGAATTCTGGGTCGGTAAAAGATTTTATCGTGATGTCGATCTTCATATCTTTGACTGGTACTACTACGCCGACATGAGCGGTGTGGGTGCGGGGATCGAAGGTCTGCCGTTGGGTGAAGGGCGTTTTGCTTTCGCTCACTTGATTCAGGCTGATGATAATTTGAATGACACCAATGTCGGTCGTCCGGTTTTGAATGCGTTGGATTTGCGCTGGACAGCGGTGCCGTCATTCGCTGATCAGAAGCTGAATTTCTGGGGCGTGTATGCATGGGCCGCGGGAAGCTCCACGGACACCGAAGAATATGTTCCGACGAATGGTTATTCTTTGGCGACACGTCTTCAGGGCCCTGTGTGGGGTGGTAACAATAACTTTGCCATTTTGTACGGAAAGGGCACGATGCGTGGATTCAACATCTATGCTGACAGCACAGTGCCTGCGACGGATGAAAGCCAGAACCGCGCGTGGACCTGGAGATTTGTTGAAGACTACACCTATGATGTAACAGATCGCTGGGCGCTGATGTTCGGTCTGGCAGCAGAGATTGCTGACAGCGGCACTGATGCAGACAGCAAAAGTCAGATGCAGGCCATCGGTGTTCGTCCGATTTACTTTGTATCCGATCGTTTCCAGTGGGCCTTCGAAGCGGGTTATTCCCGCATCAACAATGAATCTGAAAAAACCGCGGGTGGCGACTATGTCGGGGATCGTGACCTGGGTCGCGTGACTGCGGCAGCTCAGTTGTCCGTCGGAAAAAGCATGTGGGGTCGCCCCGTGATGCGTGCGTTTGTGTCCCACTCGTTCTGGAATGACGCCAACCAAGGCGCAAGCTTCATCGGAAACCGTGCCCCCGCTTTCAGCGACAAGCTCAGCGGCACGAACTTGGGTTATCAATTCGAAGCTTGGTTCTAA
- a CDS encoding alpha-1,6-glucosidase domain-containing protein — protein MKSFRFCSLLLICSFVLSCTLLLGQIAEAKAPARAQWVDNSRIVFRLPQGFRVHQNLLFSLGERISLHQQDSILLPVIRTDSSHVELSTQHLSSTQIDQLIRRPLRLFVSNKNGQILDSTALQYSGILDQMYFYDGDDLGAHVRSTSVGVKLWAPTARNVELLLYKDAQDTNPAAVLPMSRQQGVWFADLPGKYVNYFYLYQVEAYQPLSDQVETHTVTDPYSFSLTADGAKSQIVNLNDSSLKPQGWDRLHKPALRSFNDIVIYELHIRDFSVADFTVPFPYRGGYEAFAQTNSESSKYLQSLADAGMTHVHLLPFNDFGSVPENKDAWENYDSESSDLQEAQAYLGRIKAKDPFNWGYDPVHFMTPEGSYATDPNGSRRVYETRNMVQALNKMNLRVVQDVVFNHTYEAGLEPYSVFDKIVPLYYYRVNDEGDIQKSSCCNDTASEHRMMEKLMIDSVLHWARTYKIDAFRFDLMSFHSRNTMEKIKSELRGLTEREDGIDGSKIYLYGEGWAFGSFYDRYPAESLHMLNSYGSGYGFFNDRLRDAVRGGTTNSAEKSDQGFATGLYFDFNKEPANRNTPTDINGQREKLLHLGDVIKAGLAGNLRDFKFKEHWGSFVTAGQLHYRGAPTGTSAEALETVSYVSAHDGYTLWDAVQAKAPFYTNGRFPSLSKSEDRQRMHQLALALPMLSQGIPFIESGSELLRSKNGDQDSYNSGDFFNRIDWSRQQNFWGAGLPPAWKNVEDWSFWQPRLQEPGMKVTPELITRTEKYFKALLRVRQSSNLFKLNDLSEIQKSLTFIDNDKQTEPGLIAMHLQSSSEKLLIFFNAAREARSFEHRVLGQNWELHPLLDEKVDATLSQVLLAPSDKRIQIPGRSTVILIQKAGH, from the coding sequence TTGAAGAGCTTCCGCTTTTGTTCACTACTATTGATCTGCAGCTTCGTACTTTCTTGCACACTTTTGCTGGGACAAATTGCTGAAGCCAAAGCCCCTGCCCGCGCCCAGTGGGTGGATAACTCGCGCATTGTTTTTCGTCTGCCACAAGGCTTCCGTGTTCACCAAAATCTTTTATTTTCACTCGGAGAACGCATCTCACTGCACCAGCAGGACTCCATTCTTCTGCCAGTGATTCGCACCGACTCTTCCCACGTTGAATTGAGCACGCAGCATCTTTCCTCCACGCAAATTGATCAGCTGATCCGGCGTCCATTGCGTCTTTTTGTATCCAATAAAAATGGCCAAATTCTGGATTCCACGGCTTTGCAATATTCCGGGATTCTGGATCAAATGTACTTCTATGACGGCGATGATCTGGGCGCACATGTGCGTTCCACGAGTGTCGGCGTAAAACTATGGGCGCCCACCGCACGCAATGTTGAATTGTTGCTATATAAGGATGCTCAAGATACGAATCCAGCAGCCGTTCTGCCGATGAGCCGCCAGCAAGGCGTATGGTTCGCGGATCTTCCCGGAAAATACGTCAACTATTTCTATCTTTACCAAGTGGAAGCGTATCAGCCACTGAGCGATCAGGTTGAAACCCACACGGTCACAGATCCTTACAGCTTCAGCCTGACGGCCGACGGAGCCAAGTCCCAAATCGTAAATCTGAATGATTCCTCTCTGAAGCCGCAAGGCTGGGATCGTTTGCATAAGCCTGCTCTTCGTTCTTTCAACGACATCGTAATTTATGAACTGCACATCCGTGATTTCAGCGTGGCTGATTTCACCGTGCCGTTCCCATATCGTGGTGGCTATGAAGCTTTCGCACAAACCAACTCCGAAAGCTCGAAGTACCTTCAATCTTTGGCAGACGCCGGGATGACCCACGTGCATTTGCTGCCGTTCAATGACTTTGGTTCGGTTCCGGAAAACAAAGACGCTTGGGAAAACTACGATTCCGAAAGTTCCGACCTGCAAGAAGCGCAAGCCTATCTTGGTCGCATCAAAGCCAAAGACCCGTTCAACTGGGGTTATGATCCGGTCCACTTTATGACCCCTGAGGGCAGTTATGCCACGGATCCTAACGGATCACGCCGCGTTTATGAAACCCGCAACATGGTGCAGGCACTAAATAAGATGAACCTGCGAGTTGTTCAGGACGTTGTATTTAATCACACCTATGAAGCAGGTCTGGAACCCTACTCTGTCTTTGATAAGATCGTGCCGCTTTATTACTACCGAGTGAATGACGAGGGTGACATTCAAAAAAGCTCCTGCTGCAACGACACCGCCAGCGAACATCGCATGATGGAAAAGCTTATGATCGACAGTGTGCTGCACTGGGCACGCACCTATAAAATCGACGCCTTCCGCTTTGACCTGATGTCCTTCCATTCCCGCAACACCATGGAGAAAATCAAATCCGAATTGCGCGGCCTGACGGAAAGAGAAGACGGCATCGATGGATCCAAAATCTATCTGTACGGCGAAGGCTGGGCGTTTGGTTCCTTCTATGACCGCTATCCAGCGGAGTCCCTGCACATGCTGAATTCCTATGGCAGCGGCTATGGATTCTTCAACGACCGTCTGCGCGACGCTGTTCGTGGAGGCACGACCAATTCCGCTGAAAAATCCGACCAGGGGTTTGCGACGGGGCTTTATTTTGATTTCAACAAAGAACCTGCCAATCGCAACACTCCGACCGATATCAACGGCCAGCGCGAAAAGCTTTTGCATCTGGGTGATGTGATTAAAGCGGGCCTTGCGGGCAACCTTCGTGATTTCAAATTCAAAGAACACTGGGGCTCATTCGTGACTGCAGGACAACTGCACTATCGTGGGGCGCCGACCGGCACCAGTGCCGAAGCGCTTGAAACTGTCAGCTATGTGTCCGCCCATGACGGTTACACTTTGTGGGATGCCGTTCAGGCCAAGGCACCGTTCTATACCAACGGACGTTTCCCTTCTTTGAGTAAATCGGAAGACCGCCAGCGCATGCATCAGTTGGCCCTGGCATTGCCGATGCTAAGTCAGGGTATTCCGTTTATTGAATCCGGGTCTGAGCTTTTGCGCAGTAAAAATGGCGATCAGGACAGTTACAATTCGGGGGATTTCTTTAATCGTATCGACTGGAGCCGTCAGCAGAACTTCTGGGGCGCAGGACTGCCACCCGCGTGGAAAAACGTGGAGGACTGGTCTTTCTGGCAACCACGCCTGCAGGAACCCGGCATGAAAGTCACGCCTGAGCTGATCACCCGCACAGAAAAGTACTTCAAAGCCCTGCTGCGTGTCCGTCAAAGTTCTAACCTGTTCAAACTCAACGATTTGTCCGAGATTCAGAAGTCTTTGACCTTTATCGATAACGACAAACAAACCGAGCCGGGTTTGATTGCGATGCACCTGCAGTCGTCCTCGGAAAAACTTTTGATTTTCTTCAACGCCGCTCGCGAAGCCCGCAGCTTCGAACACCGAGTCTTAGGCCAGAACTGGGAACTGCATCCGCTGCTGGATGAAAAAGTCGACGCGACTCTGTCACAGGTTCTGCTGGCCCCTTCTGACAAACGCATTCAAATCCCGGGTCGCAGCACCGTGATTCTAATTCAGAAAGCCGGTCACTGA
- a CDS encoding extracellular solute-binding protein: MKFWILPFLIFASLTARAEDVRIQIWHQMIYGHRQVLAEALEKFEKENPGITVQATYRETEELRSSFQSAAMGGSGPELVYGPSDQVGPFATMGIVRPLDEVLGSDYFQNFDPLAAPVYDGKHYMIGDAVGNHLMLLYNKKFITTPPKNSQELIELGKKMTVDTNGDGKIDRWGLVFNYTEPFFFAPFIPAFGEAFLKADGVTPNLNTTALKDTFQFILKLRDQDKIIPKECDYETANALFKENKAAMLINGDWSWGDYQQAKVDFGIARIPMISETGKWPSPLVGTKGYSLNANMKSEAHYEAAVKLLKYLTSTPVQLLFAEKVGVLPSNLQARESDIVKNNPLLKISADIMEVGTPMPVTPEVRAVWDSLRIQYQKVLAGSLQPQAAAEQAQITAEQQIRDMNEVLTPGVGATVLKVIFGIGIVLLIWLTRNSLVAFFKGFRGPQRFAYYMMLPAFIGIFAVIIYPFFYNIAISFSNFSLRTFQDWSLVGFHHYIAALSDPRFYSLFLKTVIWTVVNIVFHVSIGVFLAVIINQVIAGKGFWRALLIIPWAVPQYITALTWRAMFNQEYGPINIFLQQFLHMSPVQWLSQPTTAFAACILTNVWLGFPFMMIVALGGLQSIPSSLYEAARLDGANAWQRFRHITWPLLLPVMAPAALLGSIWTFNNLNVIWLVSNSGEPGDQTHILVSYVYKAAFNLYRYGYAASVSVIIFLILVIWGLGSLKSQFKKETK; the protein is encoded by the coding sequence ATGAAATTCTGGATTCTTCCTTTTCTGATTTTCGCTTCACTCACCGCCCGGGCCGAGGATGTGCGCATCCAGATCTGGCACCAGATGATCTATGGCCACCGTCAGGTCTTGGCCGAAGCCCTGGAAAAATTTGAAAAAGAAAATCCCGGCATCACCGTTCAGGCCACTTACCGTGAAACCGAAGAGCTTCGTTCAAGCTTCCAGTCTGCCGCCATGGGCGGCAGCGGTCCTGAGCTGGTTTACGGCCCCAGCGATCAGGTCGGGCCCTTTGCCACCATGGGCATCGTGCGCCCGCTGGACGAAGTTTTGGGCTCTGATTACTTCCAGAATTTTGATCCACTGGCCGCCCCCGTTTACGACGGCAAACACTATATGATCGGCGATGCGGTCGGAAACCATCTGATGCTTCTGTATAACAAGAAGTTCATCACCACCCCGCCAAAAAATTCACAGGAATTGATCGAGCTTGGCAAAAAAATGACGGTGGACACCAATGGCGATGGCAAAATCGACCGCTGGGGTCTGGTGTTCAATTATACAGAGCCGTTTTTCTTTGCTCCGTTTATTCCCGCTTTTGGCGAAGCCTTCTTAAAAGCCGACGGTGTCACTCCGAACCTGAATACCACCGCTTTGAAAGACACTTTCCAGTTCATTCTGAAGCTGCGGGATCAGGACAAGATCATCCCGAAAGAATGCGACTATGAAACCGCCAATGCTTTGTTCAAAGAAAACAAAGCCGCGATGTTAATCAACGGTGACTGGTCGTGGGGTGACTATCAGCAAGCCAAGGTGGATTTCGGCATCGCTCGCATTCCAATGATTTCTGAAACCGGCAAATGGCCAAGTCCGCTGGTGGGCACCAAGGGTTATTCCCTGAACGCCAACATGAAAAGCGAGGCTCATTACGAAGCGGCCGTCAAACTTTTGAAGTATCTGACTTCGACGCCAGTGCAATTGCTGTTCGCTGAGAAAGTCGGCGTTCTACCGTCAAATCTGCAGGCGCGTGAATCTGACATCGTCAAAAACAATCCACTCTTGAAAATTTCTGCCGACATCATGGAAGTCGGCACGCCTATGCCGGTAACCCCGGAAGTGCGTGCGGTCTGGGACAGTCTGCGCATTCAGTATCAAAAAGTTCTAGCCGGCAGTCTGCAACCGCAAGCCGCCGCGGAGCAGGCGCAAATCACCGCTGAACAGCAGATCCGCGATATGAACGAGGTTCTGACCCCGGGCGTGGGCGCCACTGTTTTGAAAGTTATTTTCGGCATTGGCATCGTGCTGTTGATCTGGCTGACAAGAAACTCGCTAGTGGCATTCTTTAAAGGATTCCGCGGGCCCCAGCGTTTTGCCTATTACATGATGCTGCCGGCGTTTATCGGCATCTTTGCTGTCATCATCTATCCGTTCTTCTATAATATCGCGATTTCGTTTTCGAACTTCAGTCTGCGCACGTTCCAAGACTGGTCCCTGGTGGGCTTCCATCATTATATCGCAGCTCTTTCGGATCCGCGCTTCTATTCCCTGTTCCTGAAAACCGTCATCTGGACCGTGGTGAACATTGTCTTCCACGTTTCTATTGGTGTGTTCCTGGCGGTGATCATCAATCAAGTGATCGCGGGGAAAGGATTCTGGCGGGCCTTGTTGATCATCCCGTGGGCGGTGCCTCAATACATCACCGCTCTTACCTGGCGCGCGATGTTCAATCAGGAATATGGGCCGATCAATATCTTCCTGCAACAGTTCCTGCACATGTCCCCGGTTCAGTGGCTCAGTCAGCCGACGACGGCTTTTGCTGCGTGTATTTTGACCAACGTGTGGCTGGGCTTCCCGTTTATGATGATCGTGGCCCTGGGCGGTTTGCAGTCCATTCCAAGCTCTTTGTACGAAGCCGCAAGACTGGATGGCGCCAATGCTTGGCAGCGCTTCCGTCATATCACATGGCCGTTGCTTTTGCCGGTGATGGCTCCGGCAGCTTTGCTGGGCTCCATCTGGACGTTTAACAATCTGAATGTGATCTGGCTGGTCAGTAACTCGGGGGAACCGGGTGATCAAACGCACATTCTGGTCAGCTACGTTTATAAAGCGGCCTTCAATCTGTATCGCTATGGCTATGCGGCTTCCGTGTCCGTGATCATCTTCCTGATTCTGGTGATCTGGGGTCTGGGATCCCTGAAAAGCCAATTCAAAAAGGAGACGAAGTAA
- a CDS encoding pirin family protein, with protein sequence MSSTQNHILMEIAPRLVSVGGPQVHRLIPYSKKRMVGPFIFFDYFPATDFAAGDGLNVRPHPHIGLSTLSYLLEGKVLHHDSLGHKQVLTPGDVNWMTAGKGISHSEKLPENVIGKAHRLHLLQFWVALPLSQEDREPSFKHHPESSIPRFKVDDADVALIAGEALGRKSPVDVYSPLFFMDVKLNKGKTFSYDPGTQELAFYIIKGSLDIDGKIIPPDDFVVLEQGSSLKVTATEDTQVIVLGGEPFPEPRYIYWNYVSSSQEKIEEAKKQWRELTFPQVPGETDIIPLPPEPANKG encoded by the coding sequence ATGAGTTCTACGCAAAATCATATTCTGATGGAAATTGCACCGAGGCTGGTCTCTGTCGGAGGGCCTCAAGTCCACCGCCTGATCCCCTACTCCAAAAAGCGAATGGTAGGCCCCTTCATCTTTTTCGACTATTTCCCGGCCACCGATTTCGCCGCAGGTGATGGGCTGAACGTGCGCCCTCATCCTCACATCGGTTTGTCCACCCTCAGTTACCTGCTGGAGGGAAAAGTTCTTCACCACGACAGCCTTGGGCACAAACAGGTGCTGACTCCGGGGGATGTGAACTGGATGACCGCAGGCAAAGGGATCTCACATTCTGAAAAACTGCCGGAAAACGTCATCGGCAAAGCGCACCGCCTGCACCTGCTGCAGTTCTGGGTGGCTCTGCCACTGAGCCAGGAAGACCGCGAACCCAGCTTCAAACATCACCCTGAAAGCAGCATTCCGCGTTTTAAAGTCGACGATGCCGACGTGGCACTGATTGCCGGAGAAGCGCTGGGCAGAAAGTCACCAGTGGATGTGTATTCACCGCTGTTCTTTATGGATGTGAAGCTTAATAAGGGAAAAACCTTCAGCTACGATCCCGGCACGCAGGAACTGGCTTTCTATATCATCAAAGGCAGCCTGGATATTGACGGCAAAATCATTCCACCGGACGACTTTGTGGTCCTGGAACAAGGCTCATCCTTGAAAGTCACCGCCACTGAAGACACGCAAGTTATAGTCCTTGGAGGCGAACCGTTCCCAGAGCCACGCTATATCTACTGGAACTATGTTTCCTCTTCACAGGAAAAAATCGAAGAGGCCAAAAAACAATGGAGAGAGTTGACCTTCCCGCAAGTCCCCGGCGAAACTGATATCATCCCGTTGCCACCGGAACCTGCAAACAAAGGGTAA
- a CDS encoding AMP nucleosidase: protein MKTKKEIVDNWLPRYTGVPLNEFGQYILLTNFGNYVKMFAEQFNVPVRGLDKPMQSATAENITILNFGMGSALAATCMDLLSAINPKAVLFLGKCGGIKKKNQLGDFVLPIAAIRGEGTSNEYLPAEIPALPSFRLQKAVSTMIAKHSCDYWTGTVYTTNRRVWEHDEQFKDYLTKTRAMAVDMETATIFVTGFVNEIPRGALLLVSDNPMIPDGVKTEESDKKVTANFVDKHLAIGIDSLRELRDSGESVKHMRWD, encoded by the coding sequence ATGAAAACAAAAAAAGAAATCGTCGATAACTGGTTGCCTCGCTACACAGGCGTGCCGCTGAATGAATTCGGGCAGTATATTCTGCTTACAAATTTCGGTAACTACGTGAAAATGTTCGCTGAACAGTTCAACGTGCCGGTGCGCGGTTTGGATAAGCCGATGCAAAGTGCCACGGCTGAAAACATCACCATCCTGAACTTCGGTATGGGCAGTGCGTTGGCCGCAACCTGCATGGATTTGCTTTCAGCAATCAATCCCAAGGCCGTTTTGTTCCTGGGTAAATGCGGTGGTATCAAAAAGAAAAACCAACTGGGTGACTTTGTTCTGCCGATCGCGGCCATCCGCGGTGAGGGCACCAGTAACGAATACCTGCCGGCAGAAATCCCGGCTCTTCCGTCATTCCGTCTGCAAAAAGCTGTTTCCACCATGATCGCGAAACACAGCTGCGATTACTGGACAGGCACGGTATACACCACCAACCGCCGTGTATGGGAACATGACGAACAGTTCAAAGATTACCTGACTAAAACACGCGCGATGGCCGTGGATATGGAAACTGCGACCATCTTTGTAACCGGTTTTGTGAATGAAATCCCACGTGGCGCTTTGTTGCTTGTGTCTGACAACCCGATGATTCCAGACGGTGTTAAGACGGAAGAAAGCGACAAGAAGGTCACAGCCAACTTTGTAGACAAGCATTTGGCTATCGGAATTGATTCCTTGCGTGAACTGCGTGACTCTGGTGAGTCCGTGAAGCACATGCGTTGGGATTGA
- a CDS encoding ABC transporter ATP-binding protein has protein sequence MAKIQFSNIKKSFGSADVLKGIDLDIAPGEFLVLVGPSGCGKSTLLRTLAGLESADSGTISIDGKKINDIEPQNRDIAMVFQSYALYPHMTVAENMGFGLKLKNLAAAEITKRVNEISELLQIKHLLDRKPKELSGGQRQRVALGRALSRQTPVILFDEPLSNLDAHLRSQMRLEIKRLHHNSKSTMIYVTHDQMEATTLGDRIAVLKDGVIEQIGTPSEIYHRPKNTFIATFIGSPEMNFLEGAVLEKIPWPEARKADQILGIRPDAFALNQGPLGTQEVALGDFQIDISENLGGQQMLHGTLAGNNVRILVDSMDNFSMKQTLPLKIDLTKAHLFDKKTGLNQRL, from the coding sequence ATGGCAAAAATTCAGTTTTCCAACATCAAAAAAAGTTTCGGTTCTGCCGATGTCTTGAAAGGCATCGATCTGGACATCGCTCCGGGGGAATTTCTGGTTCTGGTCGGACCTTCCGGTTGCGGCAAATCGACTTTGTTAAGAACCCTGGCGGGGCTTGAGTCCGCGGATTCCGGAACCATCAGCATCGACGGAAAAAAGATCAACGACATCGAACCGCAAAACCGCGACATCGCCATGGTCTTCCAGTCCTATGCTCTGTACCCGCACATGACCGTGGCGGAAAATATGGGATTTGGTTTGAAGCTAAAAAATCTGGCGGCGGCTGAAATCACCAAACGCGTGAATGAAATTTCCGAGCTTTTGCAGATCAAACACCTTCTGGATCGCAAACCGAAAGAACTTTCCGGCGGTCAGCGCCAGCGTGTGGCTTTGGGCCGTGCGCTCAGCCGTCAGACTCCGGTGATTTTGTTTGATGAACCGCTGTCGAATCTGGATGCCCATCTTCGTTCCCAGATGCGTCTGGAAATCAAACGCCTGCATCACAACTCGAAAAGCACGATGATCTATGTGACCCACGATCAGATGGAAGCCACAACCTTGGGGGACCGTATCGCGGTTCTGAAAGACGGCGTGATTGAGCAGATCGGAACTCCGTCTGAGATTTATCACCGTCCCAAGAACACCTTTATTGCGACCTTCATCGGCTCACCGGAAATGAACTTCCTGGAAGGCGCGGTTCTGGAAAAGATCCCATGGCCTGAAGCACGCAAGGCGGATCAGATTCTGGGCATCCGCCCGGATGCTTTTGCCTTGAATCAGGGGCCCTTGGGAACCCAAGAAGTTGCTTTGGGGGACTTCCAAATTGATATTTCCGAAAACCTGGGCGGCCAGCAGATGCTTCACGGAACACTTGCCGGTAACAACGTACGCATCCTGGTGGATTCGATGGATAATTTTTCCATGAAGCAGACCCTGCCCCTGAAGATCGACCTGACAAAGGCCCACCTGTTTGATAAAAAAACGGGCCTGAATCAAAGGCTTTAA
- a CDS encoding Dps family protein, which produces MKKNNKSEKHAKPSINIGIQEKDRQKIADGLSRLLADSYTLYLKTHNFHWNVTGPQFQTLHVMFEGQYTELATAVDLIAERIRSLGVAAPGTYKEFAKLTSIEEPVGVPSATDMIKQLVEGQEAVVRTARSIFPLVEKAGDEVSADLLTQRMQLHEKTAWMLRSMLE; this is translated from the coding sequence ATGAAAAAGAACAACAAGTCCGAAAAGCACGCGAAGCCCTCTATCAACATTGGTATCCAGGAAAAAGACCGTCAGAAAATTGCTGATGGCCTGTCCCGGTTGTTGGCAGACTCTTACACTCTTTACCTGAAAACGCACAACTTCCACTGGAATGTCACCGGTCCTCAGTTCCAGACTTTGCATGTGATGTTCGAGGGGCAATACACCGAGCTGGCAACAGCCGTGGATCTGATTGCTGAACGCATCCGCTCTTTGGGTGTGGCCGCTCCGGGCACATACAAGGAATTCGCGAAACTGACCAGCATCGAAGAACCTGTGGGTGTTCCTTCCGCAACAGATATGATCAAACAACTGGTGGAAGGGCAGGAGGCGGTTGTTCGCACGGCTCGTTCCATCTTCCCGTTGGTTGAAAAAGCTGGCGACGAAGTCAGCGCGGATTTGCTGACTCAAAGAATGCAGCTTCACGAAAAAACGGCGTGGATGCTTCGAAGCATGCTGGAATAA
- a CDS encoding sugar ABC transporter permease has protein sequence MLKKTFSWISILLFSLFSIYPILYVLSVSLRPDNAFQTQSLEIIGPNASFKNFVDLFATTDFLIWMRNSLVVSAATTLLGVALASTSAYALARYRFRGRNMMLFSLLMTQMFPATMLMLPFYIILSKLRLIDSFWGLFLIYSSTALPFCIWQMKAYYDTIPRELEEAALLDGCSKWMIFYKIILPVSSPALVITALFSFMSSWSEYVIAAVVLQDPQLYTLPLGLRSFQASLATQWGLYAAGALIVSVPVLILFISISRYLVSGLTMGSVKG, from the coding sequence ATGCTTAAAAAGACCTTCTCCTGGATCAGCATTTTGCTTTTCTCACTGTTTTCAATTTATCCGATTTTGTATGTGCTGTCGGTGTCTTTGCGTCCCGACAACGCCTTTCAGACACAGTCCTTGGAAATCATCGGACCGAATGCTTCCTTTAAGAACTTTGTGGATCTGTTTGCCACCACCGACTTCCTGATCTGGATGCGCAACTCTTTGGTGGTCAGTGCGGCGACCACACTTTTGGGTGTGGCTTTGGCATCGACCAGTGCGTATGCATTGGCAAGATACCGCTTCCGCGGGCGCAACATGATGCTATTTTCACTGTTGATGACCCAGATGTTCCCGGCGACCATGCTGATGCTGCCGTTTTATATCATCCTGTCGAAACTGCGCCTGATTGACAGCTTCTGGGGCTTGTTCCTGATTTATTCTTCAACCGCGCTGCCTTTCTGTATCTGGCAGATGAAGGCTTATTACGACACCATCCCCCGCGAGCTGGAAGAGGCGGCGTTGCTGGATGGCTGCTCGAAATGGATGATCTTCTATAAGATCATTCTGCCGGTGTCTTCTCCGGCGCTGGTGATCACGGCTTTGTTCAGCTTTATGAGCAGTTGGAGTGAATACGTGATTGCCGCCGTGGTTTTGCAGGATCCACAGCTCTACACATTGCCGTTGGGACTTCGTTCGTTCCAGGCAAGTCTTGCGACCCAATGGGGTCTTTATGCCGCTGGCGCCTTGATCGTCAGCGTTCCGGTTTTGATTTTGTTCATCAGTATTTCCCGATATCTGGTTTCTGGCCTGACCATGGGAAGCGTGAAGGGTTGA